The following coding sequences lie in one Aricia agestis chromosome 10, ilAriAges1.1, whole genome shotgun sequence genomic window:
- the LOC121731026 gene encoding uracil phosphoribosyltransferase homolog, which translates to MNIVDTDIRQWDANDVKEQFGDSLTLLPSNDNIKELQTILRDKNTSRSDFKFYADRLIRLVIEESLNKLPFTDCEVVTPTGAVYKGLKYGSGNCGVSIVRSGEAMEQGLRDCCRSIRIGKILVESDNDTHEAHVVYAKFPEDIARRQVLLMYPIMSTGNTVKQAVNVLTQHGVKEERIILSNLFCTPAAVQAVVDYVPKMKILTSELHPVAPNHFGQKYFGTD; encoded by the exons atgaataTCGTCGATACTGATATCAGGCAATGGGACGCGAACGATGTGAAGGAGCAATTTGGAGACAGCTTGACATTGTTACCATCGAATGACAACATAAAAGAGCTGCAGACGATCCTCCGAGACAA GAATACATCACGCAGTGACTTTAAGTTTTATGCCGATCGCTTGATCCGTCTTGTGATTGAGGAGAGTCTGAACAAGCTGCCCTTCACCGACTGTGAGGTGGTTACACCTACTGGGGCTGTTTACAAGGGCCTCAAATATGGATCTGGGAATTGTGGAGTCTCTATTGTCAGGTCGGGAGAGGCTATGGAACAG GGTTTACGAGACTGCTGTAGGTCAATCAGAATTGGCAAAATCTTAGTTGAGAGTGACAACGACACACACGAAGCACATGTTGTGTACGCCAAGTTTCCTGAAGACATTGCTCGGCGACAAGTCCTGCTAATGTATCCTATTATGTCCACAGGCAATACTGTGAAAcag gctGTAAATGTGCTTACCCAACATGGTGTAAAAGAGGAAAGAATTATTCTATCCAACTTATTCTGCACACCGGCTGCAGTCCAGGCCGTAGTCGACTATGTGCCCAAGATGAAGATACTCACTTCTGAACTCCACCCCGTCGCACCAAACCACTTCggacaaaaatattttgggaCTGACTGA